In Aeromicrobium wangtongii, the DNA window TCGTTTCCGGCCAAGGGGTCACAGATCTACCACTCGGTCGGCGTCTGGCCGGCCCTGATCGACGACTCGACCGAGGTCCTGGACGTCGATCCGTACCAGCACATCCGGCTGCGGGCGCGCGGCTGGCCGATCGGTGAGGCCGAGGTCGTCATCGAGCTGGGGCCGTCCGGCGCCTTCACCGAGGTCGTGATCCGAGAGGACGCCGTCGCGGGCCCCGGAACCCTGATCCCCGAGCCGCTGAAGGGCCTGTCCCTGAAGTGGCGCAACACCGAGACGCTGCGACGGCTGGCCTACATCGCCGAGAACCGCACCGCGTCCTGATCCCACGATCCACCCCGAGCACCGACCCCGAGGAGACATGCATGAAGGCACTGACCTGGCAGGGCACCGAGAAGGTCTCGGTCGAGGACGTCCCCGACCCTCGCATCGAGCAGCCGAACGACGCGATCATCAAGGTGACGTCGGCGGCCATCTGCGGCTCCGATCTGCACCTGTACAAGGTGCTGGGCGCGTACCTGCACCCCGGAGACGTCCTGGGTCACGAGACGATGGGCATCGTCGAGGAGGTCGGGCCCGAGGCCGGTGACCTGAAGGTCGGCGACCGGGTCGTGGTGCCGTTCAACATCTCGTGCGGACACTGCTGGATGTGCTCCCGGGGTCTGTTCGCGCAGTGCGAGACGACCCAGGTCACCGAGTACGGCAAGGGAGCATCGCTGTTCGGGTTCACCGACATGTATGGCGCCGTCCCCGGCGGCCAGGCGGAGTACCTGCGCGTGCCGCAGGCCCAGTTCGGCCCGGTCAAGGTGCCCGAGGGCGTCTCGGACGAGCGGTACCTCTACGTCTCGGACGTCCTGCCCACGTCGTGGCAGGCCTTTGAGTACACCGGCCTCTCCAAGGGTGAGACGCTCGCCGTGTTCGGTCTGGGCCCGATCGGGCAGATGACCACACGCATCGCGCTGCACGCCGGCGTCCGTGTCATCGGCGTCGACCGGGTGCCCGAGCGGCTCGAGCTGGCCAAGGCCTGGGGTGCGGAGGTCATCGACCTGGACCAGGCCGGCGACGTGACCGCCGCGATCTTCGACCTCACGCAGGGGCGTGGCGCCGACGCCACCGTCGACGCCGTGGGCATGGAGGCGCACGGCAACCCGATCGCCGAGAAGGTCATCGGCGCGGTCGGCCTGCTGCCCGACGCGCTGGGCAAGCCGGCGATGGAGAAGCTCGGCATCGACCGGCTCGCGGCGCTGAACCTGGCGATCAAGTCGGTCCGCCGCGGCGGCACGGTCTCGGTCAGCGGTGTGTACGGCGGCGCGGTGGATCCCATGCCCATGATGGAGATGTTCGACCGCGGCATCACGATGCGGATGGGCCAGTGCCACGTCAAGCGCTGGACCGAGGACATCGTCAAGGTGCTGCAGCAGGACGAGGACGTGCTGGGCACCGAGTCACTCGCCACCCATCGCCTGCCGCTGGCCGAGGCGCCTGCCGCCTACGAGATGTTCCAGAAGAAGCAGGACGGTTGCGTCAAGGTCGTGCTGAAGCCGTGACGCACAGCTCGGGGGATCTCGAGGTCGCGCGGCGTCGGCCACCGGCATGACGGCACGCGCCCACGACGCCGTCGTGATCGGCGCCGGGCCCAACGGGCTCGTCGCCGCGAATCATCTCGCGGACGCCGGGTGGTCGGTGCTGGTGCTGGAGGCGCAGGACGATGTCGGCGGCGCGGTGCGAAGTGCGCGCGACGTCCACCCCGAGTTCGTGCACGACACGTTCAGCGCGTTCTATCCCCTGGCGCATGCCTCGGCGACGATCCGCTCCTTCGGCCTGGAGGAGCACGGACTCACGTGGAGGCATGCGCCGGCCGTCCTCGGGCACCCGACTCCCGACGGCAGCTGGGCCATGCTGCACCGCGACCGCGAGGTCACCGCCGGCCTGTTCGACCGGGCCCACGCCGGCGACGGCGAGGCGTGGCTCGCGCTGTGCTCCCAGTGGGACAGCATCGGCGACCAGATGATCGGTGCGCTGCTGTCGCCGTTCCCGCCCGTGCGCCACGGCCTCGGGGCGCTGACGAAGCTGCGCAGCGTCGGCGGTCTCGACTTCGTGAAGATGATGCTGACCCCGGCCAGCGATCTGGGCGCCTCGCGATTCGGGGGTGTCGGACCGCGGCTGGTCATCGCGGGCAACGCCGGTCACGCCGACATCCCGCTCAATGCCCCGGGGTCCGGCCTGATGGGTGTCCTGATGTCGATGCTCGGCCAGACGGTGGGCTTCCCGGTGCCCGAGGGCGGCGCCGGCGAGCTCACCCAGTCCCTGCGCCGCCGGTTCGAGTCGCTCGGGGGCGAGGTGCGGTGCTCGGCCGAGGTGACGCGCATCGAGGTCGCCGACCGCCGGGCCACCGCCGTCCGCACCCGGGACGGGGAACGATTCGCCGCCCACCGGGCCGTCATCGCCGATGTCGTGGCTCCGCACCTGTACGGCGGCCTTGTCGCGTGGGAGGACCTGCCCGCCAGGACGGCCTCGGGCATGCGGTCGTTCGAGCTGGACCCGTCCACCATCAAGGTCGACTGGGCGCTGGACGGCCCGGTGCCGTGGGCATCCCCGCCGCCGTACGACCCCGGCACGTTCCACGTCGCGGACTCGGTCGAGCAGATGACCGAGGCCCTCGGCCAGCTCTCGGCGCGGACGATCCCGGCCGCTCCCTTCCTGCTGGCCGGCCAGATGACCACCACCGACCCGACCAGGTCACCGGGCGGGACGGAGTCGATGTGGGCGTACACGCACGTGCCGCAGGAGTCCGTGGCCGATGCCGGCGGGGAGATCCGTGGCGTGTGGGACCGGGACGACTGCGAGAGGTTCGCCGATCGCATGCAGGCGCGCATCGAGCGGCTGGCGCCCGGTTTCGGCAGCAGGATCATGGAGCGTCGGGTGCTGGGCCCCCGCGAGCTGGAGCAGCGTGACAGCAACCTGATCGGCGGCGCGATCAACGGCGGCACGTCCCAGCTGCACCAGGAGCTCGTCTTCCGGCCGGTGCCCGGCCTGGGTCGGGCCGAGACACCCATCCGCGGGCTCTACCTGGGCTCGGCCTCCGCGCACCCGGGCGGGGGAGTGCACGGGGGTCCCGGCATGAACGCGGCCCGGGCCGCACTCACACACAGCCGGATACGTCGAGGGACCTTTGGCCTCTTTCGGTGATCGGATGATTACGTCCGGCGCAAGCGGGTACCCGGATGCCACACGCGGCGGGCCAACTCGGCCCGCTACCGACGAAAGGTCGTGACATGGGATTTCTTCTCTGGATCGCTGCGGTGATCCTCGTGATCGCCGGCATCGTGACACTCATCAATGGCAGCCTCCTGCTGGGCATCGTGCTCATCGTGGTCGGCCTGGCCGTCGGCCCCGGTGGCTGGAGCATCTTCAACAAGCGCGGAGCCCGCGCCTAACTGCGGACGCACCGGGCCCGCCCTGTTCTTCGGAACGGGGCGGGCCTGTCTGTTTTCCGGGCACGCCGCGGTTGTGGACGTCCCGAGGGGGTAACCGCCCTGTGTCCGCGCCCAGCCCGATGCCAGCCCAAGGAGCCCCGTGTCCACTGATGCCATCGTCCTGCTCAAAGAGGACCACAAGCACATCCTCAAGACCTTCAAGGATTTCCAGGACGCCGGCGACGACGCCCACAAGACCAAGGGCGATCTGGTCGACCGGATGATCGAGCTGCTGACCGTGCACACCTACATCGAGAACGAGGTCATGTACCCGCGTGTGCGTGAGCTGCTGCCCGAGCTGGAGGACGACGTCCTCGAGTCGTACGAGGAGCACCACGTCGCCGACGTGCTGGTGATGGAGCTGATGGGCATGAAGCCCACCGATGAGCGGTTCACGGCCAAGACCACGGTGCTGATCGAGAACGTCACGCACCACATCGAGGAGGAAGAGGACGAGTGGTTCCCCAAGGTGCGGGAGGCACTCGGTCGCAAGACGCTGCAGGAGATCGGTGCGGAGATGCTCGAGGCGAAGAAGAAGGCGCCGCGCAGTCCCGCCCAGCCCAGCGCGTTGAAGAAGACCATCGACGCCGTCGTCAAGTAAGCGGCCGTGCGATCCGGCGCGGGGGCGCGCATGGCGGCCGGCGTCGCCACCGTGCCGGGACTGGTCCTGCAGGCAGCCGCCGGGATCGCAGGACTCGTCCGGCCGGCTGCCAAGCCGCTGCACCCGGCGGGGTCGCTCGTCGCCGTCACGATCCACCGGTACGGGATGCGGGACGTCGAACGTCTCGGGGTGCCATTCGTCGACGAGCCGGGAACGACCGAGGCCTGGGTCAGGTTCTCCCGCGCCGCGGGCCTGCCCCGTTCGCTGCCTGACGTCCACGGCATCGCGTTGCGGATCCCCGGTGCGGCGGCGGACGGCGCAGACGCGGACGTCCTCCTGGCGACCACCGGGATGGGACGGATCTCCCGCTTCGTCCTGGTCCCCGCGCGATCACGCGGCAGCGCGGCGTACTCGACGCTGCTGCCGTACCGGTCGCCGCGCGGTGCGGTGGTGCTCGCGGCCGTGCCCGAGGACGAGGACGCCTCGACGATGACGCTGGCGGCGGCGACGCCCGGGGGCCAGTGGATCGCGTTCGCGGACCTGTGCGTTGCGGAGAGCTCCGCCTCCGGATCGGGGGACGAGATCTCCTTCGACCCGATCCTCAACATGCTCGACGGGCTGTCGTACTACCTCTGGGCCACACGGCTGCGCGAAGGTTCGTATCGAGCGGCACGGTGGTCGCGCCGAGTCCGCGACTGACCGGCGCACGTCGCGCGGACACAGGACGAGGCTCGATCGAGCGTGTCGACCGAGCCTCGTGTCCGTGACGCTAGGCGGAGATGGAGGTGTGGTCGTCCTTGGTGGACAGCGCGATCTTGCGCGGCTTCGAGCGCTCGCTGACGGGGATCATCAGCGAGAGCACCCCGTGGTCGTAGCTGGCCGAGATGCGCTCGGTGTCCAGCCCTTCGCCGAGGGTGAACTGGCGCATGTAGCTGCCCGCCCGGCGCTCCTGGACGAGCCACTGGGCGCCCTCATGCGGCGCGGGGGTGCGCTCGGCGCGGATCGTCAGCAGGTTGCCGTCCAGGTCGATGTCGATCGAGCCCGGGTCGACGCCCGGCAGGTCGGCGTTGAGGATGTAGCTGTCGCCTTCCTTGACCAGATCGACGGGAACGGCGCGGGGTCCGGTGCGCAGCTGGGTCAGCCCGTTCGCCAGGCGATCGAGCTCGCCGAAAGGATCAAAGGTCATAGCGTTCATGGCAGATCTCCTTCCAGTTCAAAGTTGAGTCCGATCGGCTCAACTAGGACTTTTATAGGGCCGGCTCAAATATTCGGTCAAGTAGGTTTTCTGAGAAATCCCTGAGACTTCTGCGACCCTGCTGCGGCACTCAGCGCAAGGCGTCGGCGTGGGCTCCGCCCCGGATGACGGCCCGGCAGCTGCGCAGGAATGACGCTCCCACGGTCGTGGGATCGCCGAGGTAGCCGGCGACCATGACGCCGTCGCGCAGCAGCATCAGGTCGTCGGCGACGGCCGCCGGGTCCGGCAGGTCCAGCGGCGCCACCAGCTGCTCGTAGGCGCTCTTGCACCATGCCCGGTGGGCGTCCACTGTCTTGCGCACGGCCGTCTCGGGATCGGGGTACTCCGCTGCGGCGTTGATGAACGGGCAGCCGCGGAAGCTGGCGGTGCACGCGGCCGTCCCGGTGTGGTCGGCGATCAGTCGCAGGGCTTCGTCGACGTCCCCGTCGGCATGGGCGATGGCGGCCCCCATGCCGTCGCGCTCGGCGGCGGCGCGGCCCTCGAGATAGGCGACCACGAGCTCGTCCTTGCTGCGGAAGTGGCGATAGAACGTCACCTTCGTCGTGCCGGCGCGCTCGATGACCTTGTCGACGCTGACCGCGCGCAGACCGTAGGCGTAGAACAGCTCGTTCGCGGCGTCGATCAGACGTTCCCGCACGGATCCCGGCACGGTCCCGATCATAGGTGCCATGTCCACCACCGAGACCCCGCGCATCGCCCCGGCGCTGCGCCAGCTGTACCTCGTCCGATTCGGCTTCGCCGTCATCTGGGCTGCCTTGCTGTTCGCCACCGGCTCCGACATCGGAGTCGTGAGCGGGACGCTGTTGATCGTCTACCCGCTGTTCGACGTCGCCGCCGCCCTCTTCGACCTCCGCACGTCCAGGGGCACCCGGCCCGCCGCGGGCCTGTACGTCAACATCGGCCTCAGTCTGCTGACTGCTATCGGACTGGCCGTCGCCGTCGGCTCCGGCATCCCCGACGTGCTGCGGGTGTGGGGCGTCTGGGCGATCACGGCCGGCCTCGTCCAGCTGGTCGTGGCGCTCGGGCGTCGTGGCATGGGTGGCCAGCTGCCCATGATCCTCAGCGGTGGCATCTCCGTGCTGGCCGGCGCCGGATTCGCGACGCAGGCATCTGCCGGCGACCCCTCGCTGACCAACCTCGCCGGCTACGCGACCCTCGGCGGCATCTTCTTCCTCGTCTCCGCGCTGCGCCTCGGGCGCACCGCGAAGGAGGCCTGACATGCCGGCACCAGCTTCGACGTCATCGTCATCGGCGCGAGATCTGGCTGCGCCTGCTGGAGACGTACGGCCGGGACGCCTGAGCGGCGCGGTTCGGTGGGCCCCGTGGGACTCGAACCCACAACCCGCGGATTAAAAGTCCGCTGCTCTGCCAATTGAGCTAGAGGCCCGGGTCGTGGGACGTCATGCACAAACCGACTGCACGGTGTCCGTACCCGATCACGAGTATCGCAGAGGTGTCCCGCCGGCGGCGGGCGGAGCCTACGCCGAGGTGCCCGCGCCGCCGATCGTCCGCAGCAGCGCGGCCGCGATCGGGGCTGAGTCGACGTCGCCCCGCACCGCCAGCTGCAGGCTGTAGCCGACGCAGATCGTCACGAACGCCTCGGCGGCCTGCTCGGCGCGCGATTCCGCCGCTGCGGGCATCGACGCGACGACGCTGGCGCGCGGCTCAGCCAGCTGGCGAGTGACCGCCTCGGCCAACGCTGGGGTCAGGGCCGTGGCACCGGATCACGACCAGGAGCTGGATCGCCTCCGAGGCCTCGGGGCGACCGTCGTGGCCGAGCAGACCGCCGGCAGCCTGCGGTGGACCACGCTCGCGGACCCCGAGGGCAACGAGTTCGACCTCATCGCGGGCTAGGACGGCCCGCTGAATCGCGGTTGAGCTCCGTCGATGTGCTCAACCGACCGGCCGGTCGTACGCCGAATGGAGTACGCCATAGTGCCTGCCGTGGCCGGACGTTTCGGCGCCGCTGGAATGACAGCGTGATCGGCATGACTATTCAACTCCCGGCGCCCGACCACACCGGTGCCGACAAGAAACCCAAACGATCACCGGCCAAGACCCTGCTGCCCTGGCTCGTGCTGGCTGCGTGGATCGGGCTGCTGGTGGGCGGCTTCTCGCTCGCCGGCAAGCTCGACTCCGTGACCCGCGACGGCCAGGCGGACTACCTGCCGGCCAACGCCCAGTCGACCAAGGTGCTTCAGGCTGAGGCAGGGCTGCCCGGCGGTGAGAACGGCCTGCTCGTGATCTTGTACGAGCGACCCGGCGGCCTCGACCCGGGCGATCGGGAAGCGGTCGTGAGCGGCCAGGCCGAGCTGGCGGAGCGGCTGGGCACCGACGCGGAGGTGTCGCCCGAGATCGTTCAGTCCGACGACGGCACGTCCCTGATGTACACGGCGTCGCTGGGGGGTGAGGCGGTCGCCGAGGAAGCCGGAGCCACCGCCGATGCGCGCAAGGCACTCACCGGCCATCCGGACGGTCTGGACGTCTACGTCACCGGTCCGACCGCGCTGGGGGCCGACATGGACGAGGTCTTCGACGCCGTGGACTCGACCTTGCTGCTCGCCACGGCCGTGGTGGTGGCGCTCCTGTTGATCGTGACGTACCGCAGTCCACTGCTGTGGCTGGTCCCGCTGGTCTCGGTCGGGGCCGCCGCGATCGCGTCGATGGGTGTCGTCTACGCACTGACCCAGATGTTCGACTTCACGATCACGAGCATGAGCTCAGCGCTGCTGATCGTCCTGGTCTTCGGCGCGGGCACCGACTACGCCTTGCTGCTGGTGGCTCGCTACCGCGAAGAGCTGCACCGCCACGAACGACCCATCGACGCGATGCTGGCGGCACTGCGCGGAGCCGGACCGGCCATCCTTGCTTCGGCCGCGACGGTGGTCGCGGGCCTGTTGTGCCTCCTGGCCGCGGATCTCAACAGCATCAGCAGTCTCGGCCCGGTGGGTGCGGCGGGCATCGGCGCCGCACTGGCGGTCATGCTGACCCTCTTCCCGGCCCTGCTGGTCCTGCTCGGACGCCGGATCTTCTGGCCGTTCGTGCCGCGCGTCGGCGATGAGGTCCGCGCGTCCGGATCGAGGTGGGCTCGACTCGGCGAGCTGGTCGCGCGCCGACGCGTCATTGGCTGGGTGGCGCCGCTGGTGGTCCTGGGCGGTCTCGCGCTGGGCACCGTCGGCGTCAACAGCGCACTTCCACAGCTGGAGCAGTTCGCCCGTTCGACACCGGACTCGGTGACCGGGGCGAAACTGATCGAGGATCGCTATCCCGACCAGGGCGGTCAGCCGCTGACCGTGATGAGCCGACCGGACAACAGTCGTGAGGTCCTGGCAGCCGTCGAAAGCACGTCGGGGGTCGCCAGCGCCGAGATCGGCCGGGCCGGCGCCGACTGGGTGGAGATCTCGGCGATGCCGGTCGACGCGGCGGAAAGCGCGGGCGAGACCGCGACGATCAAGGACCTTCGGGAGAACGTGCGAGAGGTCGCCGGTGAGGACGCGCTGGTCGGCGGCTCGAGCGCCGAGAAGCTCGACGAGGCCGAGACCAACAAGAGCGACCGCAATCTGGTGATGCCGCTGATCCTGCTGGTGGTGCTTGCCATCCTCGGGCTGCTGCTGCGGGCAGTCGTGGCACCGCTGGTGCTGGTCGCCACCGTCGTGGTGTCCTACTTCGGAGCCCTCGGACTGTGCAACCTGGTGTTCGACCACGTGTTCGGGTTCGCCGGGATGGAGTCGTCGGTGCCCCTGATCGGGTTCCTCTTCCTGGTCGCGCTCGGTGTCGACTACAACATCTTCTTGATGAGCCGGGTCCGTGAAGAAGCCGTCCGGCACGGGACTGTCGAGGGCACGAAGCGTGCCCTTGCCACGACCGGTGGCGTGATCACCTCGGCCGGCGTCGTGCTGGCGGCGACGTTCGTGGTGCTCGCCTCGCTGCCGCTGGTCATGCTGGTCGAGATCGGGGTCCTGGTGGCCGTCGGCGTGCTCATCGACACCTTGCTGGTGCGGTCCATCGTGGTTCCAGCGCTGACGATGTCGCTGGGTTCGCGGATATGGTGGCCCAGCAGGCTCTGGCGTGCAGAACAGGACCGTGTCGATGACCGTGCGTGAACGATGATGGTGCTTCGTCCGCCAGTGGCCGATTGGCTGCTGGCGGCGGGGTCGTTCGTGCTCGGCGTCGTCGGCGCGGTGACGCTCGAGTCGGTTGACTACGACGGCGAGCGCCGTGTCGATCTGTTGGCGATCGCGCTGCTGGGCGCGATGTCGGCGCTGTTGCTGGCTCGCCGGCGATGGCCGATCCTCGTCGTCCTGGCGGTCATCGCCGTGTCGACGCCGTACCACCTGCTCGACTACCCCCACGAGGCCACGATGGCGGCCTCACTGGTGGCTGCCTTCACGGCGGCGCGCTACAGCGAACCGCAGCGGCGGGCGGTCGCCGCGCTGGTGGCGGTGGCCGCGGTGACCGTGCCGGTCCTCGCCGACGAGGCATCAGGGGGATCCGGCGATGCCCTCCTCGGCGCCGGCTGGCTGTTCATGGCCTTCTTTGCCGGGCTGGCGGTCCGCTTCTACCAGAACTGGACCGCCGCCGTCGCCGCGCGGGTCGAGCAGGAACGGGCCGACGAGGTCGAGCGGCGGGTCGCCGAGGAGCGGGTGCTGATCGCCGCCGAGCTGCACGACGTCCTGGCGCACGGCCTCGCGATCGCCAACGTCCAGGCATCCGTCGCTGCGCACCTGATAGACCAGCTGCCGATGCGCGGGGATGCGTCGCTGCGGGAGGTGTCCAGCACCTTGCACGGCCTGGCAGACACGAGTCGGGCCACGCTGCATGAGCTGCGTGCCGTGCTGGACGTGCTCCATGGTGGCGAGGGCGAGCCGACCGAGCCGGCGCCCCACCTCGGTGAGCTGCAGAGGCTGGTGGAGATGGCCGAGGCGGCTGATCTCCGGGTCGATGTGGAGGCGGACGGGCTGTCGGGCGAGCTGCCGGCGACGGTTTCCGTCGTGGCCTATCGGATCATCCAGGAGTCGCTCACGAACGTCGTTCGACACTCGACGGCCGATCACGCGACCGTCCGACTCGACCAGGACGGCCGCCGGCTCCGCATCGCGGTTGTCGATCAGGGGCCCGCGCGACCGAGCCCAGCCCGGGCGTCACCCGGATTCGGGATCGTCGGCATGTCGGGGCGAGCGCAGGCCGTCGGTGGACAGCTGTCCGCCGGGCCGGGGGAGTCCGGAGGATTCGAGGTGTGGGCCACTCTGCCTCTGCCGGATGCCTGGCCGGTGCCATCATGATCCGGGTGCTGCTCGCCGATGACCAGGCTCTGGTGCGCGGCGCCTTCGCGCTGCTGGTCAACTCCGCTGATGGCATGGAAGTGGTCGGGGAAGCCGGCACCGGCGACGAGGCAGTGGCGCTGACTCGGGACCTGCGCCCGGATGTCGTCCTGATGGACATCAGGATGCCGAGCACCGACGGCATCGAAGCCACGCGGCGGATCTTCGCCGACGAGGGAGCCACCAGCAGCAAGGTGCTGATCCTGACCACGTTCGAGACGGACGTGAACGTACTGCGGAGCCTGCGCGCCGGGGCGTGCGGATTCCTGCCCAAGGACACCCGCCCGGATGCGCTGCTGGAGGCCATCCGTACCGTCGCGGCGGGGGCGGCGCTGCTGTCACCCGGCGCAACCAGAGCGGTCATCACCCGTGCGCTGAGTCGTCCCGACGCGACCGCGCCCGAGCGGCTGGCCAGCCTGACGGCGCGCGAACGTGAGGTGCTTCAGCTGGTCGCCGCGGGCCGAAGCAATCAGGAGATCGCGGACGAGCTGATCGTCAGCCCGCTGACGGCCAAGACCCATGTGGGCCGCATCCTCGCGAAGATGGGCGCTCGCGACCGGGTCCACCTCGTGATCGCCGCATACGAAGCAGGACTTCTCTAGGTTCTTCGCCAAGCAGGGCGTTGCTGTCCGAGGGCATGATGCGGACCGGTTGCGCGTCGCCGAGTGGGAAACATGAGCGCATCTTCCCTTGCAGTGCCGGGGCCGAGGGCCGCCCAGCGCCCCGTGGGCCGACCGTACGGCAACCGCGCTGTGGGTGGAAGGCTACGGTGAGAGCCCGGTAACAATGTGGATGGAGAAGACATGACGGTCAAGCGCGACATCACAGTCAATGGCGGCATCCTCGTGGCCCACGACGGCTCCGACTCGGCCGATGCTGCGTTGCAGACCGCACTCCACGTCGCGGGCGCGTTCGGCAACAAGGTCGAGGTCGTCCGCGCCTGGAGCCTCGCATCGGCGCCGACCCCGCCCACGCAGGAGATCGGCTACGTGCCGCCGCTGGACGACTTCGAGGCAGCCACCCTCGCGGCCCTGGAGAGCGATGTCGCCGCGGTCCGCGCCGAGTATCCCGACGTCACGATCACCTGCTCGGTGGTGAACGGCAACGCCGCCGAGAAGCTCATCGAGGCATCGGAGCACGCTGACCTCCTCGTGGTCGGCAGCCGCGGGCGCGGTGGTTTCGCCGGCTTGCTGCTGGGCTCGACGAGTGACCAGGTCGTCCACCACGCCAAGTGCCGTGTGCTGGTCGACCGCGGCGGTCGCAGGTCCTCAGCCGACTGAGAGCTACCCACCGTCGCGTCGCGTGGACAACTACTCGGACGCAGAGTAGGACTTGAACAATGAGACTCGGACGGATCGTCGCAGGGGCGGGTGTCGCGGTCGGTGCCGTGGCGGCACGGGACCTGATGCAGAAGAAGCACGCGCTGATGCGCAACTACCCGGTGATCTCGCACGCGCGGTACCTGCTGGAGACCATCGGCCCCGAGCTGCGTCAGTACATCGTCACCGGCAACGACGAGGAGCGTCCGTTCAGCCGCGATCAGCGGTCCTGGGTCTACGCCTCGTCCAAGCTGGAGAACAACTACTCCGGCTTCGGCACCGACAACGACATCGAGCACATGCCGGGCTACGCGATCATCAAGCACCGGACGTTCGCCAACTCGCTGCCGCACGATCACGCCGAGGGCATCGGGCTGCCCAGCGCCAAGGTGCTGGGCGGTCCGCGCGGACGCGCCAAGGCCTTCCGCCCTGCGTCGGTCGTCAACATCTCGGGGATGAGCTTCGGCTCGATGTCGGCCAATGCGATCAAGGCCCTCAACGAAGGCGCCAAGATGGCGGGCTGCCTGCAGAACACCGGCGAGGGCGGGTTGTCGTCGCACCACCGCCAGGGCGGCGACATCATCCTGCAGATCGGCACGGCCTACTTCGGCTGCCGCAACCCCGACGGCACCTTCTCGTTGGAGCGGCTCAAGGCCGTCGTCGACTCGGCACCCGTCCGTGCCATCGAGATCAAGTTGTCGCAGGGTGCCAAGCCCGGCCTCGGCGGGCTGCTGCCCGCCGCCAAGGTCACCGAGGAGATCAGCCAGATCCGTGGCATCCCGATGGGACAGGACTGCGCGAGCCCTTCGCGGCACACCGCGTTCACCGATGTCGACAGCCTGCTGGACTTCGTCGAGCTGCTCGCCGACGAGACCGGGCTGCCGGTCGGCATCAAGAGCGCCGTGGGAGAGATGGGGTTCTGGGACGAGCTCACCACCCGGATG includes these proteins:
- a CDS encoding SRPBCC family protein — encoded protein: MSVNSRILRTTPERVWDVLADGWLYPLWVVGASRVRDVDDSFPAKGSQIYHSVGVWPALIDDSTEVLDVDPYQHIRLRARGWPIGEAEVVIELGPSGAFTEVVIREDAVAGPGTLIPEPLKGLSLKWRNTETLRRLAYIAENRTAS
- a CDS encoding phytoene desaturase family protein, with protein sequence MTARAHDAVVIGAGPNGLVAANHLADAGWSVLVLEAQDDVGGAVRSARDVHPEFVHDTFSAFYPLAHASATIRSFGLEEHGLTWRHAPAVLGHPTPDGSWAMLHRDREVTAGLFDRAHAGDGEAWLALCSQWDSIGDQMIGALLSPFPPVRHGLGALTKLRSVGGLDFVKMMLTPASDLGASRFGGVGPRLVIAGNAGHADIPLNAPGSGLMGVLMSMLGQTVGFPVPEGGAGELTQSLRRRFESLGGEVRCSAEVTRIEVADRRATAVRTRDGERFAAHRAVIADVVAPHLYGGLVAWEDLPARTASGMRSFELDPSTIKVDWALDGPVPWASPPPYDPGTFHVADSVEQMTEALGQLSARTIPAAPFLLAGQMTTTDPTRSPGGTESMWAYTHVPQESVADAGGEIRGVWDRDDCERFADRMQARIERLAPGFGSRIMERRVLGPRELEQRDSNLIGGAINGGTSQLHQELVFRPVPGLGRAETPIRGLYLGSASAHPGGGVHGGPGMNAARAALTHSRIRRGTFGLFR
- a CDS encoding Hsp20/alpha crystallin family protein, with protein sequence MTFDPFGELDRLANGLTQLRTGPRAVPVDLVKEGDSYILNADLPGVDPGSIDIDLDGNLLTIRAERTPAPHEGAQWLVQERRAGSYMRQFTLGEGLDTERISASYDHGVLSLMIPVSERSKPRKIALSTKDDHTSISA
- a CDS encoding MMPL family transporter, with protein sequence MTIQLPAPDHTGADKKPKRSPAKTLLPWLVLAAWIGLLVGGFSLAGKLDSVTRDGQADYLPANAQSTKVLQAEAGLPGGENGLLVILYERPGGLDPGDREAVVSGQAELAERLGTDAEVSPEIVQSDDGTSLMYTASLGGEAVAEEAGATADARKALTGHPDGLDVYVTGPTALGADMDEVFDAVDSTLLLATAVVVALLLIVTYRSPLLWLVPLVSVGAAAIASMGVVYALTQMFDFTITSMSSALLIVLVFGAGTDYALLLVARYREELHRHERPIDAMLAALRGAGPAILASAATVVAGLLCLLAADLNSISSLGPVGAAGIGAALAVMLTLFPALLVLLGRRIFWPFVPRVGDEVRASGSRWARLGELVARRRVIGWVAPLVVLGGLALGTVGVNSALPQLEQFARSTPDSVTGAKLIEDRYPDQGGQPLTVMSRPDNSREVLAAVESTSGVASAEIGRAGADWVEISAMPVDAAESAGETATIKDLRENVREVAGEDALVGGSSAEKLDEAETNKSDRNLVMPLILLVVLAILGLLLRAVVAPLVLVATVVVSYFGALGLCNLVFDHVFGFAGMESSVPLIGFLFLVALGVDYNIFLMSRVREEAVRHGTVEGTKRALATTGGVITSAGVVLAATFVVLASLPLVMLVEIGVLVAVGVLIDTLLVRSIVVPALTMSLGSRIWWPSRLWRAEQDRVDDRA
- a CDS encoding VOC family protein, with the protein product MAPDHDQELDRLRGLGATVVAEQTAGSLRWTTLADPEGNEFDLIAG
- a CDS encoding hemerythrin domain-containing protein, with the protein product MSTDAIVLLKEDHKHILKTFKDFQDAGDDAHKTKGDLVDRMIELLTVHTYIENEVMYPRVRELLPELEDDVLESYEEHHVADVLVMELMGMKPTDERFTAKTTVLIENVTHHIEEEEDEWFPKVREALGRKTLQEIGAEMLEAKKKAPRSPAQPSALKKTIDAVVK
- a CDS encoding zinc-dependent alcohol dehydrogenase — protein: MKALTWQGTEKVSVEDVPDPRIEQPNDAIIKVTSAAICGSDLHLYKVLGAYLHPGDVLGHETMGIVEEVGPEAGDLKVGDRVVVPFNISCGHCWMCSRGLFAQCETTQVTEYGKGASLFGFTDMYGAVPGGQAEYLRVPQAQFGPVKVPEGVSDERYLYVSDVLPTSWQAFEYTGLSKGETLAVFGLGPIGQMTTRIALHAGVRVIGVDRVPERLELAKAWGAEVIDLDQAGDVTAAIFDLTQGRGADATVDAVGMEAHGNPIAEKVIGAVGLLPDALGKPAMEKLGIDRLAALNLAIKSVRRGGTVSVSGVYGGAVDPMPMMEMFDRGITMRMGQCHVKRWTEDIVKVLQQDEDVLGTESLATHRLPLAEAPAAYEMFQKKQDGCVKVVLKP
- a CDS encoding GPGG-motif small membrane protein, producing the protein MGFLLWIAAVILVIAGIVTLINGSLLLGIVLIVVGLAVGPGGWSIFNKRGARA
- a CDS encoding TetR/AcrR family transcriptional regulator, with translation MPGSVRERLIDAANELFYAYGLRAVSVDKVIERAGTTKVTFYRHFRSKDELVVAYLEGRAAAERDGMGAAIAHADGDVDEALRLIADHTGTAACTASFRGCPFINAAAEYPDPETAVRKTVDAHRAWCKSAYEQLVAPLDLPDPAAVADDLMLLRDGVMVAGYLGDPTTVGASFLRSCRAVIRGGAHADALR